TCTGCCCAGACCTGATAAGATTCCGGCCATTTGTGAGTTTTTAAAAATATCCCCTAATGAACTTTTTGGATTTAAAGAAAATTCAGACGCAGTTTCCTGTCAGGATCAGGATGCCTGCAACGGGAATACTCCGGCTGTGGGGGGGAAGATGATTATGGATGAGTCCATCAGGCAGATGTATGAGGAAAGAATATCAGACCTGCGAAGGCAGGTGGAGCTTTTTGCCAAGACTGTGGAAAGGGAGACGCTCCGTTCGGAAAAGCAGGAATCTCAGCTTGAAAAGCTTCAGGCAACCGTAGAAAAACAACAGGAAATGATCACAGCCCTCCTTCAAGAAAACTCCGA
The Desulfobotulus pelophilus DNA segment above includes these coding regions:
- a CDS encoding helix-turn-helix domain-containing protein, encoding MNTRDHICGIINRQMQKLNVSPQDLAAVTGDTPTSAYRWSRNALPRPDKIPAICEFLKISPNELFGFKENSDAVSCQDQDACNGNTPAVGGKMIMDESIRQMYEERISDLRRQVELFAKTVERETLRSEKQESQLEKLQATVEKQQEMITALLQENSDLKTSTFQVESEIRKKASGE